In a single window of the Gossypium hirsutum isolate 1008001.06 chromosome A13, Gossypium_hirsutum_v2.1, whole genome shotgun sequence genome:
- the LOC107894750 gene encoding putative FBD-associated F-box protein At3g50710, with product MAIKRKQGFANAENLITRGVKARRIDEEDLADRLSELPDNVILHIMSSLPMKEAVRTCLLSTRWKDLFTSISNIELDGVLRKRRALRNRFMEFVDGFLSLRKDISVDRFRLCYGPGIDHPKINEWILYAVRHGVRELELIFQSGTFETRHFTDLEFWVFTCKTLLTLRLFNLPSLVLTIPTHCCLPNLKGLHLTFLKFSDDESIRRLHSSCNSLEELLVQS from the exons ATGGCCATCAAAAGAAAACAAGGTTTCGCTAATGCTGAAAACCTGATAACCAG GGGCGTAAAAGCCAGAAGAATAGACGAGGAAGACCTAGCCGACAGACTCAGTGAGTTACCGGATAATGTTATTTTGCACATCATGTCATCGCTTCCGATGAAAGAAGCAGTTCGAACATGCCTTCTGTCAACCAGATGGAAGGATCTTTTTACTTCCATATCCAATATTGAGCTCGATGGAGTTCTAAGGAAGAGGAGGGCTTTACGTAATAGATTCATGGAATTTGTGGATGGATTTCTGTCCTTGCGTAAGGATATCAGTGTGGACAGATTTCGCCTCTGCTATGGACCCGGAATTGATCATCCCAAGATCAATGAATGGATACTGTACGCAGTAAGGCATGGCGTTAGAGAACTTGAATTGATCTTTCAAAGTGGAACCTTCGAAACAAGACATTTCACTGACCTGGAATTCTGGGTTTTCACTTGTAAAACACTGCTCACATTGAGATTATTCAACCTTCCAAGTCTTGTCCTGACTATTCCCACCCATTGTTGTCTGCCGAATCTCAAAGGTCTCCATCTTACTTTTCTGAAATTCTCAGATGATGAATCCATTAGAAGGCTACATTCGAGCTGCAATTCGCTGGAGGAATTGCTTGTTCAATCATGA